From a single Clostridium isatidis genomic region:
- a CDS encoding PTS mannitol transporter subunit IICB, with protein MSTKARVQKLGNFLSSMVLPNIAAFIAWGIITALFIPTGWTPNESLATLVGPMLSYLLPILIGFQGGKLVYGDRGGVVGAIATAGVVIGASIPMFIGAMAMGPLGGWLIKKFDEIVDGKIPTGFEMLVNNFSAGILGGILAIFSFKVIEPLVSAFSNTLSNIATTITDMGILPVISLAIEPGKILFLNNAINHGILTPLGLEQAETLGKSVFFLLEANPGPGLGILLAYCLFGKGNAKQSAPGAVIIHALGGIHEIYFPYILMKPALLIAVIAAGMAGNLTFLLLDAGLVAAASPGSIIAVLGMTPRGSHLGVIAGMAVATAVSFLIASVILKGSKGEENLEDAQSKVKGMKAESKGNIAPKATVEKIDASDINLIVFACDAGMGSSAMGESILKKKIKEAGLSIPVKHSPVSSIPKDADVVFTQENLVARAKDSAPHARIITVKNFLDNASYDSFINELKEGSGARN; from the coding sequence ATGAGTACAAAAGCAAGAGTACAAAAATTAGGTAACTTTTTATCAAGTATGGTGCTTCCAAACATAGCTGCTTTTATTGCATGGGGAATTATTACTGCTTTATTTATACCAACAGGTTGGACACCAAATGAATCTTTAGCAACTTTAGTTGGCCCAATGTTATCATATCTATTACCAATATTAATCGGTTTCCAAGGTGGTAAACTTGTATATGGAGATAGAGGAGGAGTAGTTGGAGCTATCGCTACTGCCGGTGTTGTTATAGGAGCATCAATCCCAATGTTCATTGGAGCAATGGCAATGGGACCATTAGGTGGATGGTTAATTAAGAAATTCGATGAAATCGTAGATGGAAAAATTCCTACAGGCTTTGAAATGTTAGTTAACAACTTCTCAGCAGGTATTTTAGGTGGAATATTAGCAATTTTCTCTTTCAAAGTAATTGAACCACTTGTTAGTGCATTCTCAAATACATTAAGCAACATAGCTACTACTATTACTGACATGGGAATATTACCAGTTATATCACTTGCTATTGAACCAGGTAAGATATTATTCTTAAATAATGCTATTAACCACGGTATATTAACTCCACTTGGATTAGAGCAAGCAGAAACATTAGGAAAATCTGTATTCTTCTTACTAGAAGCTAACCCAGGTCCAGGATTAGGAATACTTTTAGCATATTGCTTATTCGGTAAAGGTAATGCAAAACAATCTGCACCAGGAGCTGTTATCATTCATGCTTTAGGTGGTATCCATGAAATCTACTTCCCATACATCTTAATGAAGCCAGCTTTATTAATAGCTGTAATTGCAGCAGGTATGGCAGGTAACTTAACATTCTTATTACTTGATGCAGGTCTAGTAGCTGCAGCTTCACCAGGAAGTATCATTGCAGTATTAGGTATGACACCAAGAGGAAGCCACTTAGGAGTTATCGCTGGTATGGCAGTAGCAACTGCAGTATCATTCTTAATAGCATCTGTAATTCTTAAGGGAAGCAAGGGTGAAGAAAACTTAGAAGACGCTCAAAGCAAAGTTAAAGGCATGAAAGCTGAAAGCAAAGGAAACATAGCTCCAAAAGCTACTGTTGAAAAGATAGATGCAAGTGACATTAACTTAATAGTATTCGCTTGTGATGCAGGTATGGGATCTTCTGCAATGGGAGAATCAATACTTAAAAAGAAAATTAAAGAAGCTGGACTTTCAATACCAGTAAAACACAGCCCAGTAAGTTCAATTCCAAAAGATGCTGACGTAGTATTTACACAAGAAAACTTAGTAGCTAGAGCTAAGGATTCAGCACCGCATGCTAGAATAATTACAGTTAAGAACTTCCTTGATAACGCAAGTTATGATAGTTTTATAAATGAACTTAAGGAAGGTTCAGGGGCAAGAAACTAA